Within the Candidatus Polarisedimenticolaceae bacterium genome, the region ACTCGCGCGAGCGGATGGCATGGATCGCCGCGTACTCGGGTTCGGCGTACGCGGGACTCGGCGATCACCGGCGCGCCGCCGAGGTGTTCGCGGACGGAATCGCGCTCGCCGAGATCGTCGGCGATCGCCGCGTCGCGCTGATCATGCACGCCTACCTCGGCCACGCGCAGGCGTCGGCGGGCGACATCGAGCTCGGCGCGGCCACCTCCGAGGCAGCGTTCGCGCGGGCCGAGGAGTCGAAGCTCCTCTACATGCGCACCGAGGCGCACCGCATCCTCGGCGAGATCCGGCGCATGCAAGGCCGCGACGAAGACGCCGTCGCCCTCTTCGAGAAGGTGTGGTCGCTCACCGACGGCACCGACGCCAAGGTCAGCCGCCTCTGGACCGGCGCTCCGCACGTCGAGGCGCTCCTGGCGCTCGGCCGCCGCGACGAAGCGAAGGCCGTCCACGCACGTTGGGCCGAGATCGTCGCGGCGAGCGAGGGCGCGCACTTCCAGCGTGCGGTCGATCGCTTGAAGCCCTAATAAAAGGACTACCGATGGGTCGTCAGCGTGCCGGCGTTCTTGAGCGCGGGCACGATCCCCCCACCGACGATCTCGTTCCTCCACCGGTTCCAGATCCCGCCCTGCCCGTAATTGCCGCCGGTGAAGACGACGACCATGTCGAGCTCGGGCACGACGATCAATAACTGACCGCCGTTGCCGGTGGCCTCGTAGTCGGGGATCACGCGGTCGCCGGCGCGGATGCCGTTCAGGTGCCACGCCAGACCGTCCTGACCCTTGAGGTAAACCTGGGGGAACGCGTCGGCGGAGAGGCCGGTCGTCTCGGGTGAGATCTCCTGGCGCGCGGCAGTCGAGGTCTTGACCCAGTCGGCGTCGACGATGCGGTGACCGCGCCACACGCCGCCGGCGAGATAGGCCTGGCCGATCTTCAAGAGGTCGCGCGGGCGCAGGTAGGCGCCGCCACCGAGGTAGCCCTCGCCGTTCGGCATGAGGTTCCAGTGCCACGCGCCGAACTGGAGCGGGCGCGCGATGGTCTCGTCGAAGAGCTGCGGGAGCCATGTGCCGCTCGCGGTCGTGAGCGCGGCGCCGACGAGATTGCTGTTCGCTGAGCAGTAGGCGTACCGCGTGCCGGGGTCATGCGCCATCGGGAGGTCGAGCGTGTACCTCCACCAGTTCGGCTCGCGCGTCTGGCTCTGCATCGTCCCCTCGTTGCCGGGGGAGGCGTCGTCGTTGTCGTCGCAGGCGAGGCCGGCGGTGTGCGTCATGAGGTGGGCGAGCGTGATCGAGGACTTCCGCGGGTCCACATTCGCGAACGGCCCCATCGGTGCAAGCAGGTCGTAGAGCTTCGTCTCCGGCGCGATCGCCTTTTTCCGCATCTCGAGCGCGCCGAGCATGACCGAGCCGAAGGTCTTCCCCGCCGAGCGAACGTCGTGGGGGCGGTCGCAGTCGAAGCCGTAGAAGTACTCCTCGAGGACGAGCTTCCCCTTGCGCGCGACGAGGAGCGAGTGCATGAGCACCGGGCGCTTTTCGCTCGGGTCGGCGTCGATGATCTTCTGCACGACGGGGACGAGCGCGGCCTCGTCGATGCCGGCGTCCTTGGCGCGCCCGGTCGTCCAGCCGTCGCCGGTGGCGGGCGGCACCTTGTACACGTACTTCGTTCCCGGCGGGCGCGGGTAGAAGGCGGTGGCTTCCTCGGCGGTGCAGCGGGTGAAGACGACCGCTCCGCCGGCGTCTTTCCAGTCGAGCTTCAACCGGTCGGGCGAGCCCAGGAACGTCGCCGTAATCCTGAGGTCCGGCGTCCTCTCGCCCGTAGAGGCGCTGAAGAGGACGACGTCGGCGGCGCGCGCGACGCGGAACTGTGAGGAGCCTCCGGTCGAGTTCCCTCCCGGGTTGCGGAAGGCGGCGACGAGCACGCCGTTCTGGTCGCGGAAGATGCGGAGCCACAGCGTGTAGGTGTCGTCGAGCGGACGGACGGTGCCGCGCCACGTCTTCTCCGAGCGCCTGAGCGTGAGCGGCGTCGCGAAGCCTTGTCCCGTGCGGTCGGCGCCGGTCGGGCCCTGGATCCAGTAGCCGTCGATCGTGCTCTCGTCCTTCGCGACCTTGCCGCGGAACTCGGCGATCCCTTGGACGAAGGAGAGGCGGATCTCGTCGCCCTTCGCCGGCGCCGTCGTTCCGAAGCCGTCGACGCTCGCACGCCAGCCATCGGGCGCGCGCTCGACCTTCATGTCGCCGGTGATGGAAGGACCGAACGAAGTCTCGTAATTCCAGATGCCGAGCAGCTCGTCTTCCGGCGCGGGAGCCGCGTCGTCCGCTCGCGCGCCGAGCGCGACGAGCGCGGCCGTCGCCATCGCGATGAGATGGGCGCTCTTCACCGCTCCTAGATCACACGGCGCGGCGCCGCGGTCGCCGGATCGCCGGTATTCGGCGTTCCTGTTCTCTCGATGAGCAGCACGTGGACCTCGTCCTCCGCGACAGGGCAATGCTCGACACCCTTTGGTACCACGAATAGCTCGCCTGGGTTCAACGTGATGTCGCCTTCTCGCAGGCGAATGATGAGGCGTCCCTTGAGGACGAGAAAGAAGTCGTCAGTGTCGTCATGTTTGTGCCACGTGAAAGTGCCCTTGAGCTTCGCGACCATGAGGTCGTGGCCGTTCAACTGGCCTACGACGCGTGGCTGCCAATGATCGGGAAATGTGGAGAGCTTCGCGGCGAGGTTGATGGGGTTCACGATGGGCTCCTCGAGAGGAGCATCATCGCCTACCTCAACCCCCACAGCATCAACCCGAACGCGACCATCCCCGGCGGCGCCGACGAGTACGCCAGCACCGCGATGAGCGTCTCCTGGAATGCGGTGCCGCGCGCGAGGCCGTGCGGCAGCTCGCCGACGAGGCGCAGCGTGTCGACGCCGACGCCGAGGATCGCGGCGACCAGGTACGCCGCGAGGATCGCGAGCGTCGCGTAGATCGAGCACCAGAAGGCGAGCCGCGCGGTCGTGGGTGTGAGGCGAAGGCGCGTCCACGCCAGTCCCTGTGCGAGGAGCAGCACGCCTTCGAACGCGCTCAGCGTGTGGACGGAAAGGCCGACGCGCTCGGAGCGCACGACCGGGACCAGGAAGCCGAAGAAGCAGGAGAAGAGGATGAGCACGACGCCGAGCTGGAGCAGGCGGTTCCCCTGGCGCGGGAGGATCTGGAGCGATTCCCACCGGAGATGGGCCTCGCGCTCGACGACGGCGAGCCCGCGTCGCGTCACGCCGCGCCGGTTCCCTTGAGCGCGTCACGCTCGGCGAGGATCTTCATGAGCACGACGTAGTCGACCGGCTTGACCATGTGGTAATCGAAGCCGGCGGCCTTCGACTTCCGGCGGTCGGCCTCCTGGCCCCAACCGGTCAACGCGACGACGGTCATGCCGCGGCCCCACGACTCGGAGCGGATGCGCCGGCACGCCTCGAAGCCGTTCAACTTGGGGAGGCCGATGTCGAGGAGGACGACGTGAGGGCGGAACTCGGCGGCCATCGTGACCGCCTCGAGGCCGTCCTTCGCGATCTTCGTCTCGTTGCCGGTCAGGTCGAGCAGCATGCTGAGCGACGCCGCGGTGTCGGGGTTGTCGTCGACGACGAGGACGCGACTCGGGCGGGGGATCGGCACCGTGTCCCGCTTCGAGCGGTCGCCCGGCACCACGTCGGCCTTCGGCAAGCCGGGGAGCGCGGGGAGGCGCACGATGAACTCGCTGCCCTTTCCCGGGCCCTCGCTCGTCGCCTCGATCGTGCCGCCGTGCAGCTCGACGAGGCGCTTCGCGAGCGTGAGGCCGATGCCGAGGCCGCCTTGCGTACGCTCGGGGCTGCGGTCGACTTGCGAGAACATCTCGAAGATGCGGCCGAGCTGCTCGCGCGTGAGGCCGACGCCGCTGTCCTTCATGGTGACGACCGCCGTGCCGTCGACGCGCGCCGCGGTGACGGTGATCTCGCCGCCGGGCTCGGTGTACTTGCACGCGTTGCTGAAGAGGTTCCCGAACACCTGGACGAGACGCAGGGGATCGGCGCTGAGATAGATCGGCTCCGGCGGCAGCGACATCGTGAGCCGGTGGCGCGCGGCGTCGCAGATCGGACGGCCTTGTTCCATCGCGTGGTGGAGGATCGACGCCAGCTCGACCTCCTCGCGCCGCAGCTCGACCTTGCCGCGGGTGATGCGGCTGACGTCGATCAGATCGTCGACGAGGTGGATGAGCTGGCCGAGCTGCCGCTCCATCGTCTCGCGCGGCTGAACGAGCAGACCTTCCTTGTCGGTGCGCTTCATGACCTCGAGTGAGTTCCTGAGGGGGGCGAGAGGGCCGCGCAGCTCGTGAGCGAGCGTGGCGAGGAACTCGTCCTTGCGGCGGTCGGCGGCGCGCAGCTCGGCGAGGAGGTCGCCGATCTTCGCCTCGCTCTTCTTCCGCTCGGAGATGTCCCGCGCGATCTTGGACGCGGCGACGATCTTTCCGGTCTCGTCGCGGATCGGCGAGATCGTCAGCGAGATCGCGACCTCGGAGCCGTCCTTGCGGACGCGGACCGTCTCGAAGTGCTCGACTCGCTCGCCGGCGCGGATGCGCTCGAGGATCAGGTCTTCCTCGCCGAGGCGGTCGCGCGGGATCAGGATCGTGATCGGCTTGCCGATCACCTCTTCGGCGGGCCAGCCGAAGAGGCGCTCGGCGCCGGCGTTCCAGGTCTGGATGATGCCTCCGGTCGACTTGCGGACGATCGCGTCGTTCGACGACTCGACGATCGCGGCGAGGAAGCTCGCGCTCGTGAGGCGCTCGGCCTTCTCGCCCTCGAGACGCCGCCTCTCCGTCACGTCGCGGAAGACGAGCACGCAGCCGAAGATCGTGCCGTCGGCGTGACGGATCGGCGCCGCGCTGTCGTCGATCCCGCGCTCGCCCCCGTCGCGGTTCAAGAGGACGGTGTGGTTCGCGAGGCCGACGACGACCCCTTCCCGGAGCGCCCGGCTCGCGGGGTTCTCGACCGGCTGGCGTGTCTCGACGTTCACGATCTTGAAGACCTCGTCGAGGGGCCGGCCCTTCGCCCCGGCGGAGGGCCATCCCGTGAGCGTTTCGGCGACGCGATTGAGCTCGGTCACGCGCCCGTCTGTGTCGGTCGTGATCACCGCGTCGCCGATGCTCGCCAGGGTCGTGCGCAGCTTTTCGTGCTCCTCGAACTTCTCGGTCGCCGCGCGGCGGCGGATCGCGACGTTGCGGTTGCTGAGCAGGAGGACGAGCCCCACGAGGACCAGGCCGAGGGCTGTCGCGACGGCGTTCGTCGCGAGCGCGATCGTCGCGCTCGTGCTCGCGACCGCGTCGCGCTCGGCGAGGAGATCGCGCTCGACGCCCTCCATCGCGGCGACGCGCGTCCGGATCGCGCCCATCATCTTCATGCCGCTGTCGCCGCGGACGACTTCGAGGGCGCCCGCGGCGTCGCCGTACTGGTGCATCGCCACCGTGCGCCGGAGCTCGGCGATCTTGCCGTCGATCTCGTGCGACAGCGCGGCGAGCTGCGCCTGCTGGCGCGCGTCATCGGCGGTGAGCCCGCGGAGATGCTCGACCGTGCCGCTCGTGCGGCGGAGGGCGTCCTCGTACGGCTCGAGGTACTTCGCGTCGCCGGTCAAGAGGTAGCCGCGCTGGCCCGTCTCCGCGTCGGTCAGCATCGTGAGCAAGCCTCGCAGCTCGGCCACGACCTCGTAGCTGTGGGACACGCGTCCCTCGGTCGCGGCGAGGCGCGTCATATTCGTGTGCGCGACGATGCCGCCGGCCAGAACCACCGCAAGCGCGGTGAGGAATCCGGCCACGACGAGGACGTCACGCGGTGCCGTCTCGCGTCGGGGCACGTTCAAGCTCTCGGGTTCGTAGAAAAGTGTCGCACGCTCCCACCTTTCTCTTCGGACCGCGTTTCCTCGACCCCTCGGGCAGTGTACGTCGCGCGATTCATCCCGTCTGTCGGGAGAATGCCCGCGTCCGGGTTGGGCGCTTCCCTACGCCACCGTGAGAATTTCGGCGGCCGCTCTTGACAAAGTCCATCCGTTTGTCACCATGCCTGAATGAGTATTCATTCAGTCGGTCAAGAGCAACCGGTCAACGGCCCCGACCACGCATCGGAAAGAAAGAAGCAGATCGTCCGCGCGGCGATGACCTGCTTCGCCCGGCGCGGGTTCCACGTCACGACGATGCACGACATCAGCGCGCAGGCGCAGATCAGCGTCGGGCTCATCTACCGGTACTTCGAGAACAAAGACGCGGTGATCGCGTACATGGCCGGCGAGCACCTGGCCGGCCTTCGCGAGGTCCTGGAGGAAGCGCGGAAGGCGCCGACGCTCTTCGAGGGCCTCAAGATCATCGCCATCTGCCACTGCGAGGAGGAGCCGGATCTCCAGCCGGCGTTCGTCGCCGATCTCTTCGCCGAGGCGGCGCGCAACGAGCACGTGCGCCTCATGGTGCGCGACGTCACGCAGTTCTTCATCGACGGCCTCGCCGAGCTGATCGCCGGCTCGAAGGAGGCCGAAGCCGCGCGGGTCGATCCGAAGACCGCGGCCGAGATCATCATGGATTCCACGCGCGGCATGACGATGCGCGCGATCGTCGATTCGTCGACGCTTTCGGCGAGCCAGATCCGCGAGCGCCAGCTCGCGATGCTGCGCGCGCTGTGGCCCCTTCTCTTCGCGTCCGCCGCGCCCGCGGCGACGCTCGAGCGGAGTTCAGCATGAAGCGGAAGATCCTCATCTCAGTGCTGGCGGTCGTCGCCATCGTTGTCGTGCTCGGCGGGCTCAAGACGCTCCAGATCATGGCGATGATCAAGAACGGCGCCGCGTTCACGCAGCCCGCGGAGACGGTGACCGCCACCGACGTCAAGCAGGAGACCTGGGAGTCGCTCCTCCACGCCGTCGGGTCGGTGACGGCGGTCCACGGCGTGGTCCTCAAGGCCGAGCTCGCCGGGACGGTCCTCGACATCGCCTTCGAGTCGGGCGCGAAGGCCACCAAAGGGCAGGTGCTCGTCAAGCTCGACACCTCGCTCGAGGAGGCGCAGCTCAAGTCCGCCGAGGCGCAGGCGGAGCTCGCGCGCCTGAACTTCGAGCGCGCGAAGGACCTCAAAAAGCAGGGGGTGATCTCGCAGTCCGACTACGACGCCAGCGAGGCGTCGTTCCGCAGCACCGCAAGCCAGGCCGACACGATCCGCGCGACGATCGGGAAGAAGACGATCCGCGCGCCGTTCTCGGGGCAGCTCGGGATCCGCTCGGTGAACCTCGGGCAGTACGTCGACGCCGGCGCCGAGATCGTGAGCCTGAACTCGCTCGATCCGGTCTACGTCGACTTCAATCTCCCGGAGCAGCAGGCGGGCCAGCTCAAGAAGTCGCTCGGGGTCCGCATCACGGCGGACGCGGCGCCGGGGGCCTCGTTCGAGGGGAAGGTCACGGCCTTCAACCCCGACGTCAACGCTTCGACGCGCAACGTGAAGGTCCAGGCGACGGTCCCGAACGCGTCGGGCGCCCTGCGCCCCGGGATGTTCGCGCGCGTGCAGGTCGTCCTGCCCGAGTCGCAGTCGCTCCTCATCATCCCGCAGACGGCGGTTCTCCACGCGCCGTACGGCGACTCGGTCTTCGTCATCAACGACGTCAAGGACGAGAAGTCGGGGCAGTCGGCCAAACAGGTCCAGATGACGACGGTGCGTCTCGGGGAGACGCGCGGTGACTTCGTCGCCGTCACCCAGGGGCTCAAGGCCGGCCAGACCGTCGTGAGCTCCGGCGTGTTCAAGCTCCGGAACGGCGCCACCGTCGCCGTCGACAATTCCCTGGCGCCCGAGGCGCGCACCGCGCCCAAGCCGCCGAACTCCTGATCGGGGGACACGTGCGCGCCTTCACCGATCTCTTCATCCGGCGGCCGGTCCTCGCGATCGTCGTCAACGTCCTGATCTTGATCATGGGCGTTCAGGCGATCCGGACGCTCAACGTCCGCCAGTACCCGCGGAACGAGAACGCGAGCGTCACGGTGACGACGGTC harbors:
- a CDS encoding TetR/AcrR family transcriptional regulator, translating into MSIHSVGQEQPVNGPDHASERKKQIVRAAMTCFARRGFHVTTMHDISAQAQISVGLIYRYFENKDAVIAYMAGEHLAGLREVLEEARKAPTLFEGLKIIAICHCEEEPDLQPAFVADLFAEAARNEHVRLMVRDVTQFFIDGLAELIAGSKEAEAARVDPKTAAEIIMDSTRGMTMRAIVDSSTLSASQIRERQLAMLRALWPLLFASAAPAATLERSSA
- a CDS encoding cupin domain-containing protein; this translates as MNPINLAAKLSTFPDHWQPRVVGQLNGHDLMVAKLKGTFTWHKHDDTDDFFLVLKGRLIIRLREGDITLNPGELFVVPKGVEHCPVAEDEVHVLLIERTGTPNTGDPATAAPRRVI
- a CDS encoding efflux RND transporter periplasmic adaptor subunit; the encoded protein is MKRKILISVLAVVAIVVVLGGLKTLQIMAMIKNGAAFTQPAETVTATDVKQETWESLLHAVGSVTAVHGVVLKAELAGTVLDIAFESGAKATKGQVLVKLDTSLEEAQLKSAEAQAELARLNFERAKDLKKQGVISQSDYDASEASFRSTASQADTIRATIGKKTIRAPFSGQLGIRSVNLGQYVDAGAEIVSLNSLDPVYVDFNLPEQQAGQLKKSLGVRITADAAPGASFEGKVTAFNPDVNASTRNVKVQATVPNASGALRPGMFARVQVVLPESQSLLIIPQTAVLHAPYGDSVFVINDVKDEKSGQSAKQVQMTTVRLGETRGDFVAVTQGLKAGQTVVSSGVFKLRNGATVAVDNSLAPEARTAPKPPNS
- a CDS encoding serine hydrolase, with product MKSAHLIAMATAALVALGARADDAAPAPEDELLGIWNYETSFGPSITGDMKVERAPDGWRASVDGFGTTAPAKGDEIRLSFVQGIAEFRGKVAKDESTIDGYWIQGPTGADRTGQGFATPLTLRRSEKTWRGTVRPLDDTYTLWLRIFRDQNGVLVAAFRNPGGNSTGGSSQFRVARAADVVLFSASTGERTPDLRITATFLGSPDRLKLDWKDAGGAVVFTRCTAEEATAFYPRPPGTKYVYKVPPATGDGWTTGRAKDAGIDEAALVPVVQKIIDADPSEKRPVLMHSLLVARKGKLVLEEYFYGFDCDRPHDVRSAGKTFGSVMLGALEMRKKAIAPETKLYDLLAPMGPFANVDPRKSSITLAHLMTHTAGLACDDNDDASPGNEGTMQSQTREPNWWRYTLDLPMAHDPGTRYAYCSANSNLVGAALTTASGTWLPQLFDETIARPLQFGAWHWNLMPNGEGYLGGGAYLRPRDLLKIGQAYLAGGVWRGHRIVDADWVKTSTAARQEISPETTGLSADAFPQVYLKGQDGLAWHLNGIRAGDRVIPDYEATGNGGQLLIVVPELDMVVVFTGGNYGQGGIWNRWRNEIVGGGIVPALKNAGTLTTHR
- a CDS encoding PAS domain S-box protein, yielding MPRRETAPRDVLVVAGFLTALAVVLAGGIVAHTNMTRLAATEGRVSHSYEVVAELRGLLTMLTDAETGQRGYLLTGDAKYLEPYEDALRRTSGTVEHLRGLTADDARQQAQLAALSHEIDGKIAELRRTVAMHQYGDAAGALEVVRGDSGMKMMGAIRTRVAAMEGVERDLLAERDAVASTSATIALATNAVATALGLVLVGLVLLLSNRNVAIRRRAATEKFEEHEKLRTTLASIGDAVITTDTDGRVTELNRVAETLTGWPSAGAKGRPLDEVFKIVNVETRQPVENPASRALREGVVVGLANHTVLLNRDGGERGIDDSAAPIRHADGTIFGCVLVFRDVTERRRLEGEKAERLTSASFLAAIVESSNDAIVRKSTGGIIQTWNAGAERLFGWPAEEVIGKPITILIPRDRLGEEDLILERIRAGERVEHFETVRVRKDGSEVAISLTISPIRDETGKIVAASKIARDISERKKSEAKIGDLLAELRAADRRKDEFLATLAHELRGPLAPLRNSLEVMKRTDKEGLLVQPRETMERQLGQLIHLVDDLIDVSRITRGKVELRREEVELASILHHAMEQGRPICDAARHRLTMSLPPEPIYLSADPLRLVQVFGNLFSNACKYTEPGGEITVTAARVDGTAVVTMKDSGVGLTREQLGRIFEMFSQVDRSPERTQGGLGIGLTLAKRLVELHGGTIEATSEGPGKGSEFIVRLPALPGLPKADVVPGDRSKRDTVPIPRPSRVLVVDDNPDTAASLSMLLDLTGNETKIAKDGLEAVTMAAEFRPHVVLLDIGLPKLNGFEACRRIRSESWGRGMTVVALTGWGQEADRRKSKAAGFDYHMVKPVDYVVLMKILAERDALKGTGAA